A region of Chelonia mydas isolate rCheMyd1 chromosome 7, rCheMyd1.pri.v2, whole genome shotgun sequence DNA encodes the following proteins:
- the LRFN4 gene encoding leucine-rich repeat and fibronectin type-III domain-containing protein 4 isoform X2 — MACLLLVLLLMAGTLVSWAASCPFHCVCQNLSESLSTLCANKGLLFIPANIDRRTVELRLADNYIRVLEPQDFLNMSGLVDLTLSRNTIDSIRPFAFGDLESLRSLHLDSNRLMEIGEEALRGMLNLQHLILNNNQLVSISAAAFDDFLLTLEDLDLSYNNLRRVPWEGIRGMLCLHTLNLDHNLIDSIMEGTFSELYKLSRLDMTSNRLYTLPPDPLFARSQTGVISPTPYTATIVLSFGGNPLHCNCELLWLRRLAREDDMETCASPPHVAGRYFWSVPEEEFTCEPPLITRHTHKLWVLEGQRATLKCRAIGDPEPVIHWVSPDDKIISNSSRTVSFRNGTLDVLVTTVRDDGPYTCIAINAAGESTALVDLKIIPLPHQGNGSSGPVPHHDPGSSDIATKTAANTTDLGVGERSVEVSDVTADSALVRWAVDKSAPTAWMYQIQYNCTVDDTLIYRIIPASSHHFMLKHLVPGVDYDLCVLAIFDDSATSLAATRLLGCAQFSTEEVYPDCHSLHAHFLGGTLTVIVGGIIVVTLLVFTVVMMVKYKICGSAHSGMPKVSNMYSQTNGGQPGVPNGMLPQRGPQRERGPKAQRRRARGKPTRQEAPDPRTAEGVVAGQRDQPDLGTSKAKRSCSLDMGEISTSACYGYAKRLSIMWTKRSQSVHGMLASCAAEGEGKGGAAFASTEELEESVV, encoded by the exons ATGGCTtgcctgctgctggtgctgcttcTGATGGCAGGGACCCTGGTGTCCTGGgctgcctcctgccccttccactgtGTGTGCCAGAATCTCTCCGAGTCACTAAGCACCCTCTGTGCCAACAAGGGCCTGCTCTTCATCCCAGCCAACATTGACCGGCGCACAGTGGAGCTGCGCCTGGCCGACAACTACATCCGCGTGCTGGAGCCCCAGGACTTCCTCAACATGAGCGGCCTGGTGGACTTGACCCTCTCCCGCAACACCATCGACAGCATCCGGCCCTTCGCCTTCGGTGACCTGGAGAGCCTGCGTTCCCTGCACCTGGACAGCAACCGGCTGATGGAGATCGGCGAGGAGGCCCTGCGCGGGATGCTCAACCTGCAGCACCTCATCCTCAACAACAACCAGCTGGTGAGCATCTCGGCTGCCGCCTTTGACGACTTCCTGCTGACGCTGGAGGACCTGGACCTGTCCTACAACAACTTGCGCCGCGTCCCCTGGGAGGGCATCCGAGGCATGCTCTGCCTGCACACCCTCAACCTGGACCACAACCTCATCGACTCCATCATGGAAGGCACGTTCTCCGAGCTCTACAAGCTGTCCCGCTTGGACATGACCTCCAACCGGTTGTACACCCTGCCCCCTGACCCGCTCTTCGCCCGCTCCCAGACGGGCGTCATCAGTCCCACCCCCTACACTGCCACCATCGTGCTGAGCTTCGGGGGCAACCCCCTACATTGCAACTGTGAGCTGCTGTGGCTGCGGCGGCTGGCACGGGAGGATGACATGGAGACGTGCGCCTCGCCGCCCCACGTGGCTGGCCGCTACTTCTGGTCGGTGCCCGAGGAGGAGTTCACCTGCGAGCCGCCCCTCATCACCCGCCACACGCACAAGCTGTGGGTGCTGGAGGGCCAGCGGGCCACCCTGAAGTGCCGTGCCATTGGGGACCCCGAGCCAGTGATCCACTGGGTGTCACCGGATGACAAGATCATCTCCAATTCCTCCCGGACCGTCTCCTTCCGCAATGGCACCTTAGATGTGCTGGTAACCACAGTCCGGGACGACGGCCCCTACACCTGCATCGCCATCAATGCAGCGGGTGAGTCCACAGCCCTGGTGGACCTCAAGATTATCCCTTTGCCCCATCAGGGCAATGGGAGCAGTGGCCCAGTGCCGCACCACGACCCGGGCTCCTCCGACATTGCCACCAAGACAGCGGCCAACACCACCGACTTGGGGGTGGGTGAGAGGAGTGTGGAGGTGTCCGATGTGACAGCTGACTCAGCCTTGGTGCGCTGGGCTGTAGACAAGTCGGCCCCCACTGCCTGGATGTACCAGATCCAGTACAACTGCACCGTGGATGACACTCTGATCTACAG gatcatcccggccagcagccaccatttCATGCTGAAGCACCTGGTCCCAGGCGTGGACTACGATCTGTGCGTCCTGGCCATCTTCGATGACTCAGCCACCTCGCTGGCTGCCACGCGCCTGCTGGGCTGTGCCCAGTTCTCCACGGAGGAGGTGTACCCGGACTGCCACTCGCTCCACGCCCACTTCCTGGGGGGCACTCTGACGGTCATTGTGGGGGGCATTATTGTGGTGACCCTGCTGGTTTTCACCGTGGTCATGATGGTGAAGTATAAGATCTGTGGCAGCGCCCACTCTGGCATGCCCAAAGTCTCCAACATGTACTCACAGACCAACGGCGGGCAGCCAGGGGTGCCCAACGGGATGCTGCCGCAGCGGGGACCTCAGCGGGAGCGGGGGCCGAAGGCGCAGCGCCGGAGGGCGAGGGGCAAGCCCACCCGGCAAGAGGCACCAGACCCCAGGACGGCAGAGGGGGTGGTGGCGGGCCAGCGTGACCAGCCAGACCTGGGGACCTCCAAGGCCAAGCGGAGCTGCTCGTTGGACATGGGGGAGATCTCCACCAGTGCCTGCTATGGTTATGCCAAGCGGCTGAGCATCATGTGGACCAAGCGCAGCCAGTCAGTGCACGGGATGCTGGCCAGCTGCGCGGCTGAGGGGGAGGGCAAGGGGGGTGCTGCTTTCGCCAGCacggaggagctggaggagagcgTG GTGTA g
- the LRFN4 gene encoding leucine-rich repeat and fibronectin type-III domain-containing protein 4 isoform X1 produces MACLLLVLLLMAGTLVSWAASCPFHCVCQNLSESLSTLCANKGLLFIPANIDRRTVELRLADNYIRVLEPQDFLNMSGLVDLTLSRNTIDSIRPFAFGDLESLRSLHLDSNRLMEIGEEALRGMLNLQHLILNNNQLVSISAAAFDDFLLTLEDLDLSYNNLRRVPWEGIRGMLCLHTLNLDHNLIDSIMEGTFSELYKLSRLDMTSNRLYTLPPDPLFARSQTGVISPTPYTATIVLSFGGNPLHCNCELLWLRRLAREDDMETCASPPHVAGRYFWSVPEEEFTCEPPLITRHTHKLWVLEGQRATLKCRAIGDPEPVIHWVSPDDKIISNSSRTVSFRNGTLDVLVTTVRDDGPYTCIAINAAGESTALVDLKIIPLPHQGNGSSGPVPHHDPGSSDIATKTAANTTDLGVGERSVEVSDVTADSALVRWAVDKSAPTAWMYQIQYNCTVDDTLIYRIIPASSHHFMLKHLVPGVDYDLCVLAIFDDSATSLAATRLLGCAQFSTEEVYPDCHSLHAHFLGGTLTVIVGGIIVVTLLVFTVVMMVKYKICGSAHSGMPKVSNMYSQTNGGQPGVPNGMLPQRGPQRERGPKAQRRRARGKPTRQEAPDPRTAEGVVAGQRDQPDLGTSKAKRSCSLDMGEISTSACYGYAKRLSIMWTKRSQSVHGMLASCAAEGEGKGGAAFASTEELEESVV; encoded by the exons ATGGCTtgcctgctgctggtgctgcttcTGATGGCAGGGACCCTGGTGTCCTGGgctgcctcctgccccttccactgtGTGTGCCAGAATCTCTCCGAGTCACTAAGCACCCTCTGTGCCAACAAGGGCCTGCTCTTCATCCCAGCCAACATTGACCGGCGCACAGTGGAGCTGCGCCTGGCCGACAACTACATCCGCGTGCTGGAGCCCCAGGACTTCCTCAACATGAGCGGCCTGGTGGACTTGACCCTCTCCCGCAACACCATCGACAGCATCCGGCCCTTCGCCTTCGGTGACCTGGAGAGCCTGCGTTCCCTGCACCTGGACAGCAACCGGCTGATGGAGATCGGCGAGGAGGCCCTGCGCGGGATGCTCAACCTGCAGCACCTCATCCTCAACAACAACCAGCTGGTGAGCATCTCGGCTGCCGCCTTTGACGACTTCCTGCTGACGCTGGAGGACCTGGACCTGTCCTACAACAACTTGCGCCGCGTCCCCTGGGAGGGCATCCGAGGCATGCTCTGCCTGCACACCCTCAACCTGGACCACAACCTCATCGACTCCATCATGGAAGGCACGTTCTCCGAGCTCTACAAGCTGTCCCGCTTGGACATGACCTCCAACCGGTTGTACACCCTGCCCCCTGACCCGCTCTTCGCCCGCTCCCAGACGGGCGTCATCAGTCCCACCCCCTACACTGCCACCATCGTGCTGAGCTTCGGGGGCAACCCCCTACATTGCAACTGTGAGCTGCTGTGGCTGCGGCGGCTGGCACGGGAGGATGACATGGAGACGTGCGCCTCGCCGCCCCACGTGGCTGGCCGCTACTTCTGGTCGGTGCCCGAGGAGGAGTTCACCTGCGAGCCGCCCCTCATCACCCGCCACACGCACAAGCTGTGGGTGCTGGAGGGCCAGCGGGCCACCCTGAAGTGCCGTGCCATTGGGGACCCCGAGCCAGTGATCCACTGGGTGTCACCGGATGACAAGATCATCTCCAATTCCTCCCGGACCGTCTCCTTCCGCAATGGCACCTTAGATGTGCTGGTAACCACAGTCCGGGACGACGGCCCCTACACCTGCATCGCCATCAATGCAGCGGGTGAGTCCACAGCCCTGGTGGACCTCAAGATTATCCCTTTGCCCCATCAGGGCAATGGGAGCAGTGGCCCAGTGCCGCACCACGACCCGGGCTCCTCCGACATTGCCACCAAGACAGCGGCCAACACCACCGACTTGGGGGTGGGTGAGAGGAGTGTGGAGGTGTCCGATGTGACAGCTGACTCAGCCTTGGTGCGCTGGGCTGTAGACAAGTCGGCCCCCACTGCCTGGATGTACCAGATCCAGTACAACTGCACCGTGGATGACACTCTGATCTACAG gatcatcccggccagcagccaccatttCATGCTGAAGCACCTGGTCCCAGGCGTGGACTACGATCTGTGCGTCCTGGCCATCTTCGATGACTCAGCCACCTCGCTGGCTGCCACGCGCCTGCTGGGCTGTGCCCAGTTCTCCACGGAGGAGGTGTACCCGGACTGCCACTCGCTCCACGCCCACTTCCTGGGGGGCACTCTGACGGTCATTGTGGGGGGCATTATTGTGGTGACCCTGCTGGTTTTCACCGTGGTCATGATGGTGAAGTATAAGATCTGTGGCAGCGCCCACTCTGGCATGCCCAAAGTCTCCAACATGTACTCACAGACCAACGGCGGGCAGCCAGGGGTGCCCAACGGGATGCTGCCGCAGCGGGGACCTCAGCGGGAGCGGGGGCCGAAGGCGCAGCGCCGGAGGGCGAGGGGCAAGCCCACCCGGCAAGAGGCACCAGACCCCAGGACGGCAGAGGGGGTGGTGGCGGGCCAGCGTGACCAGCCAGACCTGGGGACCTCCAAGGCCAAGCGGAGCTGCTCGTTGGACATGGGGGAGATCTCCACCAGTGCCTGCTATGGTTATGCCAAGCGGCTGAGCATCATGTGGACCAAGCGCAGCCAGTCAGTGCACGGGATGCTGGCCAGCTGCGCGGCTGAGGGGGAGGGCAAGGGGGGTGCTGCTTTCGCCAGCacggaggagctggaggagagcgTGGTATGA